A window of Reinekea marina contains these coding sequences:
- a CDS encoding FAD-dependent oxidoreductase, whose product MTERLNNDFQFVDVGRRDPAKKELSARKEEFVEIYEPMGQRQAAEQSHRCLDCGNPYCEWKCPVHNYIPNWLKLVSEGNILEAVELSHQTNSLPEVCGRVCPQDRLCEGACTLNDDFGAVTIGNTEKYITDTAFAMGWKPDLTNVTKTDKRVAVIGAGPAGLGCADVLIRNGVTPVVFDKYPEVGGLLTFGIPEFKLEKTVMSKRRELFTEMGVEFRLNTEVGKDIEFQSIIDEFDAVFLAMGTYTNMKGGFDGEDLDGVYDALPFLISNVNHNQGWEKDPSEFIDMKGKKVVVLGGGDTAMDCNRTSIRQQAKSVTCAYRRDEANMPGSVREVGNAKEEGVQFLFNRQPVEIVGDGKVEGVKLVTTKLGEPDENGRRRPEVIEGSEEVLEADIVLVAFGFQPSPAPWFENFGIKLNDWKGVIAPEQQTYKFQTSNEKIFAGGDMVRGSDLVVTAIYEGRQAAEGIMDYLDV is encoded by the coding sequence ATGACTGAACGATTAAATAATGATTTTCAATTCGTTGATGTTGGCCGTCGAGATCCAGCCAAAAAAGAATTGAGCGCGCGTAAAGAAGAGTTTGTTGAAATATACGAGCCTATGGGTCAACGCCAAGCGGCGGAGCAATCGCATCGTTGTTTAGATTGTGGTAACCCCTATTGCGAGTGGAAGTGCCCAGTGCACAACTATATTCCGAACTGGTTAAAACTGGTCAGTGAAGGAAATATTTTAGAAGCCGTTGAGTTGAGCCATCAAACAAACTCATTACCAGAAGTGTGCGGACGAGTTTGCCCGCAAGATCGACTTTGTGAAGGCGCGTGCACACTCAATGATGACTTTGGTGCGGTCACCATTGGTAATACAGAAAAATATATTACCGACACCGCTTTCGCCATGGGTTGGAAGCCAGACTTAACCAATGTCACCAAAACCGATAAACGCGTTGCAGTTATCGGTGCAGGTCCAGCTGGATTAGGGTGTGCTGATGTGCTTATTCGTAACGGTGTGACACCGGTGGTATTTGATAAATACCCAGAAGTAGGTGGCTTGCTGACTTTTGGTATTCCAGAGTTTAAATTGGAAAAAACCGTCATGTCTAAACGCCGTGAGCTTTTCACAGAAATGGGGGTAGAGTTTCGTTTAAATACCGAAGTGGGCAAAGATATTGAGTTTCAATCGATTATCGATGAATTCGATGCGGTATTTTTAGCGATGGGAACTTACACTAATATGAAAGGCGGCTTTGACGGGGAAGATTTAGACGGTGTCTACGATGCGTTACCCTTTTTAATATCGAACGTGAATCACAATCAAGGTTGGGAAAAAGACCCGAGTGAATTTATCGATATGAAAGGCAAAAAAGTTGTTGTACTTGGCGGTGGTGATACCGCGATGGACTGTAACCGCACCTCTATTCGCCAGCAAGCTAAATCAGTCACTTGTGCTTATCGTCGAGATGAAGCCAATATGCCAGGCTCGGTTCGCGAAGTCGGTAATGCCAAAGAAGAAGGCGTTCAGTTTCTATTTAATCGTCAGCCAGTAGAAATTGTTGGCGACGGTAAAGTAGAAGGCGTTAAGTTGGTCACCACCAAGCTTGGTGAGCCGGATGAAAACGGTCGTCGTCGCCCTGAGGTGATTGAAGGTAGCGAAGAAGTTCTTGAAGCTGATATCGTTTTGGTCGCCTTTGGGTTTCAACCAAGTCCAGCGCCATGGTTTGAAAATTTTGGTATCAAGCTTAACGATTGGAAAGGCGTTATTGCACCCGAGCAGCAAACCTATAAATTCCAAACCAGCAATGAAAAAATATTTGCCGGTGGCGATATGGTTCGCGGATCCGATTTAGTCGTAACGGCAATTTACGAAGGCCGACAAGCGGCAGAAGGCATAATGGATTATCTTGACGTTTAA
- a CDS encoding acyl carrier protein phosphodiesterase, with protein sequence MNFLGHCLFSDQSPAALAGSLWPDFGLRPSEEASPIFLTHFDRHQAIDKFTDQCDELESIRQTLRPIFRKTSPLVIDLLIDHYLAKHWQTLHPVPLERFANNCYQHLNQFKELPLSPRFEQTLFWMTEHDWFNAYAHSWGIERALKGMSRRIQFTTPLARQAHQACALVAEYDGCFSDYLASLTQHLNAQDIVPGIKDLKKPD encoded by the coding sequence ATGAACTTTCTTGGCCATTGCCTGTTTTCTGACCAATCGCCAGCAGCGCTTGCGGGCAGCCTGTGGCCAGATTTTGGCTTGCGTCCAAGCGAAGAAGCATCACCTATATTTTTAACCCATTTCGACCGACACCAAGCCATCGATAAATTTACCGACCAGTGCGACGAGCTTGAATCGATTCGACAGACGTTACGACCAATTTTTAGAAAAACATCGCCACTGGTGATTGATCTTCTGATCGATCACTACTTGGCAAAGCACTGGCAAACGTTACACCCCGTGCCACTAGAGCGGTTTGCAAACAATTGCTACCAACATCTGAACCAATTTAAAGAACTCCCACTTAGCCCTCGTTTCGAGCAAACACTCTTTTGGATGACTGAACATGATTGGTTTAACGCATACGCACACTCGTGGGGTATTGAGCGAGCATTAAAAGGTATGTCACGGCGTATACAATTTACCACGCCTTTGGCAAGGCAAGCGCATCAAGCTTGTGCGTTAGTGGCCGAATACGATGGCTGTTTTTCTGATTATTTAGCATCGTTGACCCAGCACTTGAATGCCCAGGATATTGTTCCTGGAATTAAAGACCTAAAAAAGCCCGACTAA
- the hemE gene encoding uroporphyrinogen decarboxylase gives MAELKNDRFLKALMREPVDRTPIWMMRQAGRYLPEYRETRAQAGDFMSLCKNADLACEVTLQPLERYPLDAAILFSDILTIPDAMGLGLYFEQGEGPKFKQTVRSEADLSRLIQPKMDDHLGYVMNAVSTIRKELNGKVPLIGFTGSPWTLATYMIEGGSSKDFRHSKAMLYSQPELLHALLDQLADVIIDYLNAQIKAGAQAVQIFDSWGGSLSHAAYTEFSLKYMKKIIAGLTREHEGRKVPVIMFTKGGGQWLDVMADSGADALGLDWTTSLATARAQVGDKVALQGNMDPCVLYASPDKIRIEVDRILAEYGAGTGHVFNLGHGIHQFVDPAHAQAFIEAVVELSPKYHR, from the coding sequence GTGGCTGAATTGAAAAATGATCGCTTTTTGAAAGCGTTGATGCGTGAACCCGTTGATCGAACACCGATTTGGATGATGCGACAAGCTGGGCGTTATTTGCCTGAATATCGTGAAACACGTGCGCAAGCGGGCGATTTCATGAGCTTGTGTAAAAATGCCGATTTAGCGTGTGAAGTTACCTTGCAGCCTTTAGAGCGCTACCCCTTAGATGCGGCCATCTTATTCTCAGATATTTTGACTATTCCTGATGCAATGGGTTTAGGTTTATATTTTGAGCAAGGCGAAGGACCAAAGTTCAAGCAGACCGTTCGTTCGGAGGCTGACTTAAGCCGGCTTATTCAGCCGAAAATGGATGACCATTTAGGCTATGTTATGAATGCCGTCAGCACCATTCGTAAAGAGTTGAATGGCAAAGTGCCTTTAATTGGCTTCACGGGTAGCCCTTGGACGCTTGCGACGTACATGATTGAAGGTGGCTCCAGTAAAGATTTCCGTCACAGCAAAGCCATGCTGTATTCGCAGCCAGAGCTGTTGCATGCGTTACTTGATCAGTTAGCTGATGTCATTATTGACTACTTGAATGCGCAAATTAAAGCGGGCGCACAAGCGGTTCAAATATTCGACAGTTGGGGCGGCAGTTTAAGTCACGCGGCCTATACCGAGTTCTCTTTGAAGTATATGAAGAAAATTATTGCAGGTTTAACCCGTGAGCATGAGGGTCGTAAAGTGCCTGTGATTATGTTCACCAAGGGCGGTGGTCAGTGGCTCGATGTGATGGCCGATAGCGGCGCTGACGCGCTGGGACTAGATTGGACCACCTCTTTGGCCACGGCCCGTGCGCAAGTAGGCGATAAAGTGGCATTACAAGGCAATATGGACCCGTGTGTATTGTACGCCAGCCCAGATAAAATCCGCATTGAAGTGGATCGCATCTTGGCCGAGTACGGCGCAGGTACCGGACACGTCTTCAACTTAGGCCACGGTATTCATCAGTTTGTTGATCCAGCACACGCTCAAGCCTTTATAGAAGCCGTTGTTGAATTGTCTCCAAAGTATCATCGTTAA
- the parC gene encoding DNA topoisomerase IV subunit A — protein sequence MSEQNTDLSESISLSQFTEKAYLDYSMYVILDRALPHIGDGLKPVQRRIVYAMSELGLKNTAKYKKSARTVGDVLGKYHPHGDSACYEAMVLMAQPFSYRYPLVDGQGNWGSPDDPKSFAAMRYTESRLHKNAQLLLSELGQGTADWVPNFDGTMDEPKVLPSRLPHVLLNGTTGIAVGMATDIPPHNLKEIAAACIHLIDTPSASVADIMMHVRGPDFPTGAEMISPRADIEKIYETGRGTLKMRAKYIQEGSDIVVTELPHQTSGSKILEQIAAQMQAKKLPMVVDLRDESDHENPTRLVIEPRSNRVDVDAVMNHLFATTDLEKTIRVNLNMIGIDGRPQVKALNTILSEWLEFRTDVVRKRLQYRLDKVLARLHILDGLLIAYLNIDEVIEIIRTEDKPKAELMSRFGLSDIQAESILEIKLRQLAKLEEIKIRGEQDELSAEREKLEKILGSAARMRTLIKKEILADAEEYGDDRRTALVSRAESVAFSENEILPSEAVTVVLSQRGWIRSGKGHEVDPEGLNYKAGDSFAFAAAGKSNQPTVLLDSMGRSYSLQTHQLPSARGQGEPITTKLNPPPGAEMKGLLVGEPDQQFLVSSDAGYGFIAKLSDMVSKNKAGKALLTLPKEAQVLPPQPISQASTDYLAAVTNEGRLLVFPVRDLPELAKGKGNKIINIPSSRASAREELMVGAKVVGAKDTLLVFSGKRKLKLKGADLEHYLGERGRRGNKLPRGFQNVSGLDIE from the coding sequence ATGTCCGAACAGAACACTGATCTTTCAGAATCGATTTCTTTAAGTCAATTTACTGAAAAAGCGTACTTAGATTATTCGATGTACGTCATTCTAGATCGCGCCTTGCCGCATATTGGCGACGGATTAAAGCCCGTTCAGCGGCGTATTGTTTACGCAATGAGCGAGCTTGGCTTAAAAAATACCGCTAAGTATAAAAAGTCGGCTCGTACCGTCGGCGATGTACTGGGTAAGTATCATCCGCACGGCGACAGCGCCTGCTACGAAGCCATGGTGCTGATGGCTCAGCCGTTTTCTTATCGCTATCCTTTAGTCGATGGGCAAGGTAACTGGGGTTCACCGGACGATCCAAAATCGTTCGCGGCCATGCGTTATACCGAATCGAGATTGCATAAAAACGCTCAGCTGTTGTTGTCAGAATTGGGCCAAGGTACCGCCGATTGGGTGCCTAACTTCGATGGCACTATGGACGAGCCGAAGGTCCTTCCCTCTCGCTTACCTCATGTACTGCTCAACGGTACTACGGGTATTGCCGTAGGTATGGCCACCGATATTCCGCCTCATAACTTGAAAGAAATTGCAGCCGCCTGTATTCATTTGATCGATACGCCAAGTGCAAGTGTTGCAGATATCATGATGCATGTGCGCGGACCCGATTTTCCGACAGGTGCGGAAATGATCAGCCCTCGGGCGGACATTGAAAAAATTTATGAAACTGGCCGCGGAACCTTGAAGATGCGCGCCAAATATATCCAAGAAGGTTCCGATATCGTCGTAACCGAGCTGCCACACCAAACGTCGGGCAGCAAAATTCTTGAGCAGATTGCAGCCCAAATGCAGGCTAAAAAGTTGCCCATGGTGGTTGATCTTCGTGATGAATCCGACCATGAAAACCCAACGCGCTTAGTGATTGAACCGCGCAGTAACCGGGTTGATGTCGATGCAGTGATGAACCACTTGTTTGCCACCACCGATTTAGAAAAAACCATTCGTGTAAACTTGAACATGATTGGTATTGATGGTCGTCCGCAAGTTAAAGCACTAAACACTATCCTATCTGAGTGGCTTGAGTTCCGTACCGATGTCGTCCGTAAGCGCTTGCAATACCGATTAGATAAAGTGCTCGCGCGTTTACATATTTTAGATGGCTTGTTGATCGCCTATTTAAACATTGATGAAGTAATCGAGATTATTCGGACTGAAGATAAGCCCAAAGCCGAGCTAATGAGCCGTTTTGGCTTAAGCGATATTCAGGCTGAATCGATCTTAGAAATTAAACTTCGCCAATTAGCCAAGTTAGAGGAAATCAAAATACGCGGTGAGCAAGATGAGCTTTCTGCTGAACGTGAAAAGTTGGAAAAAATCTTAGGCTCTGCCGCTCGAATGCGTACTTTGATCAAGAAAGAAATACTAGCCGATGCTGAAGAATACGGTGATGATCGCCGCACAGCATTAGTGAGCCGAGCGGAGTCTGTGGCATTTAGTGAAAATGAAATACTCCCTTCAGAAGCCGTCACCGTGGTCTTATCACAACGTGGATGGATTCGCAGCGGTAAAGGTCATGAGGTAGATCCGGAAGGTTTAAATTATAAAGCAGGCGATAGTTTTGCGTTTGCTGCGGCAGGTAAGAGTAACCAACCAACGGTGCTACTTGATTCAATGGGCCGTTCTTACTCATTGCAAACGCACCAGTTACCGTCAGCCCGTGGTCAAGGAGAGCCTATTACCACTAAGTTAAACCCGCCACCGGGTGCCGAAATGAAAGGGTTGCTTGTTGGAGAGCCCGATCAGCAATTCTTAGTCAGCTCAGATGCCGGATATGGGTTTATTGCGAAATTAAGTGACATGGTCAGTAAAAATAAAGCCGGTAAGGCGTTGTTAACTTTGCCCAAAGAAGCCCAAGTTTTGCCTCCTCAACCGATATCGCAAGCATCGACTGATTACCTCGCGGCCGTTACGAATGAAGGTCGGCTTTTGGTCTTCCCGGTTCGAGATTTACCAGAGCTGGCCAAAGGTAAAGGCAATAAAATTATTAACATCCCCTCTAGCCGAGCCAGTGCTCGTGAAGAGCTTATGGTGGGCGCAAAAGTTGTGGGCGCCAAAGATACCTTGTTGGTGTTCTCTGGCAAACGTAAGCTGAAACTCAAAGGCGCAGACCTAGAACACTATCTAGGAGAGCGCGGAAGACGTGGCAATAAGCTACCCCGTGGCTTCCAAAATGTATCTGGGCTCGATATCGAATAG
- a CDS encoding late competence development ComFB family protein, producing the protein MSFESQISNYYEKLVVDDLSKRPELDSIDESELIDIACVALNQLPARYYRYSVDMAFYLAAQETQAMEDEVSKAVTYALSFVQSNKKTQ; encoded by the coding sequence ATGAGCTTTGAAAGCCAAATTTCTAATTATTACGAAAAGCTAGTCGTGGACGACCTTTCAAAACGGCCCGAACTCGACAGTATTGATGAAAGTGAGTTAATTGACATTGCCTGTGTCGCTTTAAACCAGTTACCGGCACGTTATTATCGTTACTCAGTCGATATGGCTTTTTATTTAGCCGCCCAAGAAACGCAGGCGATGGAGGATGAGGTAAGCAAGGCCGTGACTTACGCCTTGTCATTTGTGCAGTCGAATAAAAAAACGCAGTAG
- a CDS encoding ABC transporter substrate-binding protein translates to MRLILAVPLLITLLLAKSFAGQVEVLHYWTSGGEAAALEVLKEQMAESSHQWLDFEVAGGGGENANQQLQARVLKGDPPTAALIKGLDIQRWARLGFLANLNDLAAEQNWANILPTEVANVMKHKGNFVAVPVNVHRVNWLWANSRILNQLNITPPTNWQEFDAAAQKIASAGYQVIALGDQDWQHATLFETLALSVGGPEFYSDVFADHTFNAKNSKILAQVFDRYYQVLQYANLNAVTEWTDATESVISGEAAFQVMGDWAKGEFTNANKQPNNDYFCLPVPGTQEMFLFNIDSFAMFKLKKTKPEDQIAQTALARNIMGEPFQEAFNLNKGSIPVRTDMSLTRFDYCSKFSMNEFLSSSEKGTLLPSIAHGMATTGTIQGYFLERIGELTRNPVSPEKAAKELVKAIRYGQYIIR, encoded by the coding sequence ATGCGTCTAATTTTGGCAGTACCTCTACTCATTACCCTTCTTTTAGCAAAATCCTTTGCTGGGCAAGTAGAAGTTTTACACTACTGGACTTCGGGCGGGGAAGCCGCTGCATTAGAAGTTTTAAAAGAGCAGATGGCAGAGAGTAGCCACCAATGGCTAGATTTCGAAGTCGCCGGAGGTGGCGGTGAAAATGCAAACCAACAATTACAAGCTCGAGTCCTGAAAGGAGACCCTCCAACAGCAGCCTTAATTAAAGGGCTCGACATTCAACGTTGGGCTAGATTAGGCTTTTTAGCCAACTTAAATGATTTAGCCGCCGAGCAAAATTGGGCCAATATATTACCGACTGAAGTAGCCAACGTAATGAAACACAAAGGCAATTTCGTTGCGGTTCCGGTAAACGTACATCGAGTTAACTGGCTTTGGGCTAATTCACGCATACTAAACCAACTCAACATTACGCCACCCACAAATTGGCAAGAGTTTGATGCTGCGGCTCAAAAAATTGCCTCAGCCGGTTACCAAGTAATTGCATTGGGTGATCAAGACTGGCAACACGCTACGCTTTTTGAAACATTAGCACTTTCCGTGGGTGGTCCTGAGTTTTATAGCGACGTTTTTGCCGATCACACCTTTAATGCTAAAAACAGCAAAATACTGGCGCAGGTGTTTGACCGCTATTACCAAGTTCTTCAATACGCAAACCTAAATGCTGTAACGGAATGGACGGATGCAACTGAGAGTGTTATCTCCGGCGAAGCGGCGTTTCAGGTCATGGGTGATTGGGCAAAAGGTGAATTTACCAACGCTAACAAGCAGCCCAACAACGATTATTTTTGCTTACCCGTTCCAGGCACTCAAGAAATGTTTTTGTTCAACATCGACAGCTTTGCCATGTTTAAATTGAAAAAGACTAAACCGGAAGATCAAATCGCCCAAACAGCACTCGCTAGAAATATTATGGGCGAACCGTTCCAAGAAGCATTCAATCTTAACAAAGGCTCCATTCCGGTGCGTACCGACATGTCTCTTACTCGATTTGATTATTGTTCTAAGTTTTCCATGAATGAATTTTTATCGTCGAGTGAAAAAGGTACCTTGCTGCCCAGTATTGCGCATGGCATGGCCACCACCGGGACTATTCAAGGGTATTTTTTAGAGCGAATAGGCGAGCTGACACGCAATCCTGTGTCACCAGAGAAAGCGGCGAAGGAGTTAGTAAAAGCAATTCGCTATGGCCAATATATTATTAGGTAG
- the hemC gene encoding hydroxymethylbilane synthase, with amino-acid sequence MTQHLRIATRNSPLALWQAEFVKDQLAHFHPNLQVELVPMTTIGDQRLDVTLSKVGGKGLFVKELEAAMLANKADIAVHSMKDVPMVLPEGFELAAICERENPFDAFVSNTYQSIDDLPQGAIVGTSSMRRQAQLLAKRPDLTINFLRGNVGTRLGKLDAGDYDAIILASAGLLRLGLKDRIAHSIDSEFILPAVGQGAVGIETREGDETVKALLKPLNHAPTELRLVCERAMNRTLNGSCDVPIAGYTELSEHSLSLQGRVGTVDGKTLLVAKSKVELIGDASNDLAAAETMGIAVAQDLFAQGADKILAELGK; translated from the coding sequence ATGACGCAGCACCTTCGGATCGCCACTCGCAACAGTCCACTTGCCTTGTGGCAAGCTGAATTTGTAAAAGATCAATTGGCGCACTTTCACCCCAATTTACAAGTAGAGTTAGTTCCGATGACGACCATTGGTGACCAGCGTCTAGATGTGACCTTGTCAAAAGTAGGTGGGAAAGGGCTGTTCGTAAAAGAACTTGAAGCCGCCATGTTGGCTAATAAAGCCGACATCGCAGTACATTCAATGAAAGATGTTCCCATGGTGTTACCAGAGGGCTTTGAGTTAGCGGCAATTTGTGAAAGAGAAAACCCTTTTGACGCTTTCGTGAGTAATACATATCAATCGATTGATGATTTGCCCCAAGGCGCCATAGTAGGTACATCGAGCATGCGGCGTCAGGCGCAACTGCTCGCGAAACGCCCCGATTTAACGATTAACTTTTTGCGCGGAAATGTAGGCACGCGGTTAGGTAAGCTCGACGCTGGCGATTACGATGCAATTATCCTCGCGTCAGCTGGATTGTTGCGCTTAGGGTTAAAAGATCGAATTGCACACAGTATTGATAGCGAATTCATTTTACCAGCGGTAGGGCAAGGCGCGGTAGGTATAGAAACCCGAGAAGGGGATGAGACAGTAAAAGCACTTTTGAAACCGTTAAACCATGCACCCACCGAGCTGCGCTTGGTTTGTGAACGCGCAATGAATCGGACTTTAAATGGTAGTTGTGATGTGCCTATTGCCGGCTATACCGAATTGAGTGAGCATTCACTTTCCTTGCAAGGGCGCGTCGGCACGGTAGATGGAAAGACACTCTTAGTCGCGAAGTCTAAAGTTGAGCTAATCGGCGATGCATCGAACGATTTGGCTGCAGCTGAAACAATGGGGATTGCCGTTGCTCAAGACTTATTTGCTCAGGGTGCGGATAAAATATTAGCGGAACTAGGCAAATAA
- a CDS encoding uroporphyrinogen-III synthase → MQVIVPKAKSEWARWQAAIPRWKDSIVWHNPWRLERLPHTEEMKQIWLNIDQFKVVECVSPEAANVLVEQLDHYWPMPPTGVNWLCNGPGTAQVLEAFGLSVRYPESGYTAEDVIAIAAPLMSAHDSILVVKGEGGRNAFKEYFQSTGQKYVETQVYSRSIDKQILKDIKASAQKSDAIWLSSSALGEAMLNDDLNYWRTWAGQFWVSSERLLHWCNENGLTNIALAADASVNGLAAMLHKQQGEL, encoded by the coding sequence GTGCAAGTGATTGTACCAAAAGCGAAGTCAGAGTGGGCGCGCTGGCAGGCCGCAATACCAAGGTGGAAAGATTCAATCGTTTGGCATAACCCATGGCGGTTAGAGCGGTTGCCACACACCGAAGAAATGAAGCAAATTTGGCTGAATATAGATCAATTTAAAGTCGTTGAATGTGTCAGCCCAGAAGCTGCTAATGTTTTAGTTGAACAGCTTGATCACTATTGGCCTATGCCGCCAACTGGGGTAAATTGGTTATGCAATGGACCAGGTACCGCACAAGTTTTGGAAGCCTTCGGATTATCGGTGCGCTACCCTGAATCTGGTTATACCGCAGAAGACGTAATAGCAATAGCCGCGCCTTTAATGTCAGCCCATGATTCTATTTTGGTGGTTAAAGGCGAGGGTGGCCGAAATGCTTTTAAAGAGTACTTCCAAAGCACCGGGCAAAAATACGTAGAAACACAGGTTTATTCTCGTAGTATAGATAAGCAAATATTAAAGGATATTAAAGCAAGTGCTCAAAAGTCCGATGCGATTTGGCTCAGTTCGAGCGCATTAGGAGAGGCAATGCTGAATGATGATTTAAATTACTGGCGTACCTGGGCGGGTCAATTTTGGGTGTCCTCTGAGCGGCTATTGCACTGGTGTAACGAAAATGGATTAACAAACATTGCTCTGGCGGCCGATGCATCGGTTAATGGTTTAGCGGCAATGCTGCACAAACAACAAGGTGAGTTATGA
- a CDS encoding uroporphyrinogen-III C-methyltransferase produces the protein MTDQTDKDNQLNNESIDEPQAQSSSEAEPELDTVVKEEPNVGQEDLNQIDENDESPRTKSTSRFLLVVIVLVILLLGLSGFGGWWVWQQSQTQIEALDAQNKLLADQIAAAQVQITEVSNRRASYADGISNEIAKIEALVVQSAQRMNRQADQTENRWPLEEALTLTRLAQRRLFLDKNAAVSISLLKSADDILASLDAAAVLPLREQIAKDILALRNAQSIDLNGTYFHLAAIADAVRELTWLPKPALAENIEPEANLVEGFWQSIKQVVVVTRMDDIVQAPPLQSDFELWRQHTLMVLAQAQLALLAQNQALYETAIAQSIDQLSQMKSQFDFTAYLDQLTQLKRYKLNPTWPDIGNSVNQLNDYIQQQNESEQSASEEVQS, from the coding sequence ATGACGGATCAAACTGATAAAGATAACCAACTCAATAATGAATCAATTGATGAACCGCAAGCACAGAGTTCTTCTGAGGCAGAACCAGAGCTCGATACTGTTGTAAAAGAAGAACCAAACGTCGGGCAAGAAGATCTTAATCAAATAGATGAAAACGATGAGTCTCCACGCACGAAATCTACGAGTCGATTCTTACTGGTCGTTATTGTATTAGTTATCCTATTACTTGGTCTTAGTGGGTTCGGCGGTTGGTGGGTGTGGCAGCAGTCTCAAACGCAAATAGAAGCTCTGGACGCGCAAAATAAATTACTGGCCGATCAAATAGCCGCTGCGCAAGTGCAAATCACCGAGGTAAGCAATCGTCGAGCGTCTTATGCCGATGGCATTTCAAATGAAATTGCAAAAATAGAAGCGTTGGTGGTTCAATCAGCCCAGCGGATGAATCGCCAAGCGGATCAAACCGAAAACCGTTGGCCATTAGAAGAGGCGCTAACGCTCACTCGGTTAGCGCAAAGACGACTTTTTTTAGATAAAAACGCCGCTGTTTCAATCAGTTTGCTAAAATCAGCCGATGACATCTTAGCCTCTCTTGATGCCGCCGCGGTGTTACCTCTGCGCGAACAAATTGCAAAAGATATCCTCGCCTTACGTAACGCTCAATCGATCGACCTCAACGGAACTTACTTTCATTTAGCCGCCATCGCAGATGCTGTTCGCGAACTGACTTGGTTGCCCAAACCAGCATTAGCCGAAAACATAGAGCCAGAAGCCAACTTGGTTGAAGGGTTCTGGCAAAGCATCAAGCAGGTGGTGGTGGTTACTCGTATGGATGACATCGTACAAGCTCCGCCCTTACAGAGCGATTTTGAATTATGGCGTCAACATACTCTTATGGTATTAGCACAAGCTCAACTGGCTCTCTTAGCTCAGAATCAGGCGTTGTATGAAACAGCAATAGCGCAATCTATTGACCAGCTATCTCAAATGAAAAGCCAGTTTGATTTTACCGCCTACCTTGACCAGTTGACTCAGTTGAAGCGTTATAAGTTAAACCCTACCTGGCCCGATATTGGCAACAGCGTCAACCAATTAAACGATTACATACAGCAGCAAAATGAGTCAGAACAAAGCGCTTCCGAGGAGGTTCAATCATGA